The following proteins are encoded in a genomic region of Burkholderia cepacia:
- a CDS encoding ABC transporter substrate-binding protein: MTRTTAPAPVPAHDDTRRKLLRAAGAAALAVPAITLGRKAWSAPPLKKLTFAWNQNAFCLTPIVVAQERGFFEKNGLKVELINYSGSTDQLLESIATGKADAAVGMIHRWLKPLEAGFDVKIIGSSHGGCVRLLGAKAAGVTTLQALKGKTVGVSDLAAPGKHFFSILLAKNGIDPERDITWRQYPADLLGVAVDKGEIHAIADGDPNLYLLEKRSNGAYTELATNLSGEYARKVCCVIGARGDLVRNDRPSAAALARSIVQATEYTHDNPNEAAKVFAKYSPKISPEDLRKLYATLTYTHHPTNVDLQQEIAFYADDFRRISVLKKSTDPQRFAQQVYANVLG; encoded by the coding sequence ATGACCCGAACCACCGCACCCGCGCCTGTCCCCGCGCACGACGACACACGCCGCAAGCTGCTGCGCGCGGCCGGCGCCGCCGCGCTCGCCGTGCCGGCGATCACGCTCGGCCGCAAGGCATGGTCCGCGCCGCCGCTGAAGAAGCTCACCTTCGCGTGGAACCAGAACGCGTTCTGCCTGACGCCGATCGTCGTCGCGCAGGAGCGCGGCTTCTTCGAGAAAAACGGCCTGAAGGTCGAGCTGATCAACTACAGCGGATCGACCGACCAGCTGCTCGAATCGATCGCAACCGGCAAGGCCGACGCGGCGGTCGGCATGATCCACCGGTGGCTGAAGCCGCTTGAAGCCGGCTTCGACGTGAAGATCATCGGCAGCTCGCACGGCGGCTGCGTGCGGCTGCTCGGCGCGAAGGCGGCCGGCGTCACGACGCTGCAGGCGCTGAAGGGCAAGACGGTCGGCGTCAGCGATCTGGCCGCGCCCGGCAAACACTTCTTCTCGATCCTGCTCGCGAAGAACGGGATCGATCCCGAGCGCGACATCACGTGGCGGCAGTATCCGGCCGACCTGCTCGGCGTCGCGGTCGACAAGGGCGAGATCCACGCGATCGCCGACGGCGACCCGAATCTCTATCTGCTCGAAAAGCGCAGCAACGGCGCGTACACGGAACTCGCGACGAACCTGTCCGGCGAGTACGCGCGCAAGGTGTGCTGCGTGATCGGCGCGCGCGGCGATCTCGTCCGCAACGACCGGCCGTCGGCCGCCGCGCTCGCGCGCTCGATCGTGCAAGCCACCGAATACACGCACGACAACCCGAACGAAGCCGCGAAGGTGTTCGCGAAGTATTCGCCGAAGATCAGCCCCGAGGATCTGCGCAAGCTGTACGCGACGCTCACCTACACGCATCACCCGACCAACGTCGATCTGCAGCAGGAAATCGCGTTCTATGCGGACGATTTCCGCCGCATCAGCGTGCTGAAGAAGAGCACGGACCCGCAGCGCTTCGCGCAGCAGGTCTACGCCAACGTACTGGGGTAA
- a CDS encoding ABC transporter permease, with amino-acid sequence MSTIEHASTARTASAPAGGKPAAPARIACTACEATLAAEARRARTWPTGIAAALAWAALGALTHLWPNRVVGFSDWAYTDTFGTAAWTIAALLLAAATLGHLAPATRTRLARVRPAGPWLVALPLVLAAWEIATAKTGWLPTPFFAPPQALIEVYVDDWPRLLGSAGNTLKLLALGFAYGVAVGFAVGVSIGWSRRIGYWVHPVLRVLGPVPATALLPLTFYFFPSSYSAAAFLIALATGFPVAVLTWSGVASVNKQYYDVARTLGANARFLVLRVAIPAALPHVFVGIFMGLSASFTVLVVAEMMGVKSGLGWYLSWAQGWASYVNMYAALIVMALLFSGLIALLFTVRDRVLAWQKGTVKW; translated from the coding sequence ATGTCGACGATCGAACACGCTTCCACGGCCCGCACCGCCTCGGCGCCTGCCGGCGGCAAACCAGCCGCGCCCGCGCGCATCGCCTGCACGGCGTGCGAAGCCACGCTGGCCGCCGAAGCGCGCCGCGCGCGCACCTGGCCGACCGGGATCGCGGCCGCGCTCGCCTGGGCGGCACTCGGCGCGCTCACGCACCTGTGGCCGAACCGCGTCGTCGGCTTCAGCGACTGGGCGTATACCGATACGTTCGGCACGGCCGCGTGGACGATCGCCGCGCTGCTGCTCGCCGCCGCGACACTCGGCCATCTCGCCCCCGCGACGCGCACGCGGCTCGCACGCGTGCGCCCGGCCGGCCCGTGGCTCGTCGCGCTACCGCTCGTGCTCGCCGCGTGGGAAATCGCCACCGCGAAAACCGGCTGGCTGCCGACGCCGTTCTTCGCGCCGCCGCAGGCGCTGATCGAGGTCTACGTCGACGACTGGCCGCGCCTGCTGGGCAGCGCCGGCAATACGCTGAAGCTGCTCGCGCTCGGATTTGCCTACGGCGTCGCGGTCGGCTTCGCGGTAGGCGTGTCGATCGGCTGGTCGCGCCGGATCGGCTACTGGGTGCATCCGGTGCTGCGCGTGCTCGGCCCCGTGCCGGCCACCGCACTGCTGCCGCTCACCTTCTACTTCTTCCCGTCGAGCTATTCGGCCGCCGCGTTCCTGATCGCGCTCGCCACCGGTTTCCCGGTCGCGGTGCTCACGTGGTCGGGCGTCGCGAGCGTCAACAAGCAGTATTACGACGTCGCGCGCACGCTCGGCGCGAACGCGCGCTTCCTCGTGCTGCGCGTCGCGATTCCGGCCGCGCTGCCGCACGTGTTCGTCGGCATCTTCATGGGGCTGAGCGCATCGTTCACCGTGCTGGTCGTCGCCGAGATGATGGGCGTCAAGTCAGGGCTCGGCTGGTACCTGAGCTGGGCGCAGGGCTGGGCGTCGTACGTGAACATGTATGCGGCGCTGATCGTGATGGCGCTGCTGTTTTCCGGGTTGATCGCGCTGCTGTTCACGGTGCGCGACCGTGTCCTCGCGTGGCAGAAAGGAACCGTCAAATGGTAA
- a CDS encoding ABC transporter ATP-binding protein, producing MVSAAVLEPSVTAAPAASSTSTPPRGARIDIRRVSHAFDGPGGALPVLDDVTLSVAAGEFVALLGPSGCGKSTLLRLVAGLDAARQGAIAQDGVPIEQPDPSRIVVFQDPTLYPWRRVRANVALGLEARGVARSAQHRVDDALARVGLQDFANVFPHQLSGGMAQRVALARALVNDPRLLILDEPLGKLDSLTRLTMQAELTALWQRDGFSALLVTHDVEEALFLAQRVIVFGPRPARIVAELHVDLPYPRHRGDPRLAALRHDALRHLGLDASW from the coding sequence ATGGTAAGCGCCGCCGTACTCGAACCGTCCGTTACCGCAGCGCCCGCCGCTTCTTCCACCAGCACGCCGCCGCGCGGCGCGCGCATCGACATCCGCCGCGTGAGCCATGCGTTCGACGGCCCCGGCGGTGCGCTGCCGGTGCTCGACGACGTCACGCTGTCGGTCGCGGCCGGCGAATTCGTCGCGCTGCTCGGCCCGAGCGGCTGCGGGAAATCGACGCTGCTGCGCCTCGTCGCGGGGCTCGATGCCGCGCGGCAAGGCGCAATCGCGCAGGACGGCGTGCCGATCGAACAACCCGATCCGTCGCGCATCGTCGTGTTCCAGGACCCGACGCTGTACCCGTGGCGGCGCGTGCGCGCGAACGTCGCGCTCGGCCTCGAAGCGCGCGGCGTGGCGCGAAGCGCGCAGCATCGCGTCGACGATGCGCTCGCGCGCGTCGGGCTGCAGGACTTCGCGAACGTGTTCCCGCATCAGTTGTCCGGCGGGATGGCACAGCGTGTTGCGCTCGCCCGCGCGCTCGTCAACGATCCACGCCTGCTGATTCTCGACGAGCCGCTCGGCAAGCTCGATTCGCTGACCCGCCTCACGATGCAGGCCGAGCTGACCGCGCTGTGGCAACGCGACGGGTTCTCGGCGCTGCTCGTCACGCACGATGTCGAGGAAGCGTTGTTCCTCGCGCAGCGCGTGATCGTATTCGGGCCGCGCCCGGCACGAATCGTCGCCGAACTGCACGTCGACCTGCCCTACCCGCGCCATCGCGGCGACCCGCGCCTCGCCGCATTGCGTCACGACGCGCTGCGGCATCTCGGGCTCGACGCGAGCTGGTAA
- a CDS encoding c-type cytochrome, with protein MNAPPFADWAIAFLQLLYRAQIALARVLHAAGLTGDADGQAAWPWTHRVALETLRIDAGLTRQLAFASAVTALAVVLAGIALASRKWRIASAIAALAVAWFTPWPPSSLWLAPAVPTSFQRNPAPFSVANVMRGAHLYAQHCAACHGADGRGEGPLAATLAHWPPTFAGALLARRLDGELFWRVRHGTHDEHGASTMPGFAATLGPQDTWAVLDYLKALAAGSGAQAEGAWPVPVPLPALDVRCGDAAPQSLDRWREGQRVRIVALAPGAPPPPEDARWQTLLVTERSASVAPSTGTRANCVATTPDAWRAFATIAGVAPGALGGTQLLADRRGWLRARALPGSAGWSDADLLCRSDAAARPATPAAGGDALTALLLRVDTEPVRDVQAGLPH; from the coding sequence ATGAACGCACCGCCATTCGCCGACTGGGCCATCGCCTTCCTGCAACTGCTGTATCGCGCGCAAATCGCGTTGGCACGTGTGCTGCACGCGGCCGGCCTGACCGGTGACGCCGACGGTCAGGCTGCCTGGCCGTGGACGCACCGCGTCGCGCTCGAAACGCTGCGCATCGATGCCGGACTGACGCGGCAACTCGCGTTCGCCAGTGCAGTGACGGCGCTCGCCGTCGTGCTCGCCGGCATCGCGCTCGCTTCGCGCAAGTGGCGTATTGCATCGGCGATCGCCGCGCTGGCCGTCGCGTGGTTCACCCCGTGGCCACCGTCGTCGCTGTGGCTCGCGCCCGCCGTGCCGACGAGTTTCCAGCGCAATCCCGCGCCGTTTTCCGTAGCGAACGTGATGCGCGGCGCACACCTGTATGCGCAACACTGCGCGGCCTGCCACGGTGCGGACGGCCGGGGCGAAGGGCCGCTCGCGGCCACGCTCGCGCACTGGCCGCCGACCTTTGCCGGTGCGCTGCTTGCGCGTCGCCTCGACGGCGAACTGTTCTGGCGTGTGCGGCACGGCACGCACGATGAGCACGGCGCTTCGACGATGCCCGGTTTCGCCGCGACACTCGGCCCGCAGGACACGTGGGCCGTACTCGACTACCTGAAGGCGCTGGCCGCGGGCAGCGGCGCGCAGGCGGAAGGCGCGTGGCCGGTGCCCGTCCCGCTGCCGGCGCTCGACGTGCGCTGCGGCGACGCCGCGCCGCAATCGCTCGATCGCTGGCGCGAAGGCCAGCGCGTGCGCATCGTCGCGCTCGCGCCGGGCGCGCCGCCGCCGCCGGAAGACGCGCGCTGGCAAACCTTGCTCGTCACTGAACGCAGCGCGTCCGTGGCGCCTTCGACCGGCACGCGCGCGAACTGCGTCGCGACGACGCCCGATGCGTGGCGCGCGTTCGCGACGATCGCGGGGGTCGCGCCCGGGGCGCTCGGCGGCACACAGCTGCTCGCCGATCGCCGGGGCTGGCTGCGGGCGCGCGCGTTGCCGGGCAGTGCCGGCTGGTCGGATGCCGACCTGCTGTGCCGCTCGGATGCGGCTGCACGACCCGCCACGCCGGCCGCCGGCGGCGACGCGCTGACCGCCCTGCTGCTGCGCGTCGACACGGAACCCGTGCGCGACGTGCAGGCCGGGCTTCCGCATTGA
- a CDS encoding ABC transporter substrate-binding protein, translating into MNPTRRHFLAQASALAMIAAAPVALRAQSGARPLLRAGDQKGGLRALLEAAGELNGLAYDIAWTEFPAAAPLAEALNAAAVDCGPIGDAPVIFALASGARIKVIGANRSDPYGTAVLVQPDAALKGAADLKGKRIGTTRGSIGHFVTLKALDAAGLPPDAVSFRFLPPADTMLALATGSIDAWATWEPYTALAETSGRARVLVNGRGLWSGLSYLAATDAAIASKRDVLHDFLRRVVRAQTWSYRHADAYSAALARIIGIPPAAAKLQFERRNTRWLPIDATVIAEQQRTADFYLKAGLLRQPLDVRTTFDTGFPLA; encoded by the coding sequence ATGAATCCGACCCGACGCCATTTCCTCGCGCAAGCGAGCGCCCTCGCCATGATCGCCGCGGCGCCTGTCGCGCTGCGCGCGCAATCGGGCGCACGGCCGCTGCTGCGCGCCGGCGACCAGAAAGGCGGGCTGCGCGCGCTGCTCGAAGCGGCCGGCGAACTGAACGGCCTCGCGTACGACATCGCGTGGACCGAGTTTCCGGCCGCCGCACCGCTCGCCGAAGCGCTGAACGCGGCGGCCGTCGACTGCGGGCCGATCGGCGACGCGCCGGTGATCTTCGCGCTCGCATCGGGCGCGCGCATCAAGGTGATCGGCGCGAACCGTTCCGATCCGTACGGCACCGCTGTGCTCGTGCAGCCCGACGCCGCGCTGAAAGGCGCGGCCGACCTGAAGGGCAAGCGCATCGGCACCACGCGCGGCTCGATCGGCCATTTCGTCACGCTGAAGGCGCTCGACGCGGCCGGCCTGCCGCCGGATGCCGTGTCGTTCCGCTTCCTGCCGCCGGCCGACACGATGCTTGCGCTCGCAACCGGTTCGATCGACGCATGGGCGACCTGGGAGCCCTACACGGCGCTTGCCGAAACGAGCGGCCGCGCACGCGTGCTGGTCAACGGCCGGGGGCTCTGGTCAGGCCTCAGCTATCTTGCGGCGACCGACGCGGCGATCGCATCGAAGCGCGACGTGCTGCACGATTTCCTGCGGCGCGTCGTGCGCGCGCAGACATGGTCGTACCGGCATGCCGACGCATACTCGGCGGCGCTCGCGCGCATCATCGGCATTCCGCCGGCCGCCGCGAAGCTGCAGTTCGAGCGCCGCAACACGCGCTGGCTGCCGATCGACGCAACGGTGATCGCCGAACAGCAGCGCACGGCGGACTTCTACCTGAAGGCCGGGCTGCTGCGCCAGCCGCTCGACGTCCGCACGACGTTCGACACGGGTTTTCCGCTCGCCTGA
- a CDS encoding MOSC domain-containing protein → MPAITELFVYPIKSCAGIALTRAQLLETGLAYDRHWLITDPDGQMITQRTHPRLALIRTALDSDALVLNAPGMPELRTPLDGDATPATPKMAATVWRDTVDAIDTGAETAAWLTDYLGTPTKLARFGSGSRRGCNRKWTGEIDTHTQFSDGYPLLVIGQSSLDDLNARLAAKGAPAIPMNRFRPNIVVSNLDAYEEDFVEHLDTHGETPVRLRLVKLCTRCPMPTIDQATGAPDPAWPHEPTDTMQGYRANPNYDDALTFGINAIVVEGAGAWLEIGQPVEAEIGFGD, encoded by the coding sequence ATGCCAGCCATCACCGAACTCTTCGTCTACCCGATCAAATCCTGCGCCGGCATCGCGCTCACGCGGGCGCAACTGCTCGAAACGGGCCTCGCGTATGACCGCCACTGGCTGATCACCGATCCCGACGGGCAGATGATCACGCAGCGCACGCACCCGCGCCTCGCACTGATCCGCACGGCGCTCGACAGCGATGCGCTCGTGCTGAACGCGCCGGGCATGCCGGAACTCCGCACGCCGCTCGACGGCGACGCAACGCCCGCGACGCCGAAAATGGCCGCGACCGTCTGGCGCGATACCGTCGACGCGATCGACACGGGTGCCGAAACGGCCGCGTGGCTCACCGACTACCTCGGCACGCCGACGAAGCTCGCGCGCTTCGGGTCCGGCTCACGCCGTGGCTGCAACCGCAAATGGACCGGCGAGATCGATACGCATACGCAGTTCTCGGACGGCTATCCGCTGCTCGTGATCGGCCAGTCGTCGCTCGACGACCTGAACGCGCGGCTCGCCGCAAAAGGCGCGCCGGCGATTCCGATGAACCGCTTCCGCCCGAACATCGTCGTGTCGAATCTCGATGCGTACGAAGAGGATTTCGTCGAACACCTCGACACCCATGGCGAAACGCCCGTGCGGCTTCGCCTCGTGAAGCTGTGCACGCGCTGCCCGATGCCGACGATCGACCAGGCCACCGGCGCGCCCGATCCCGCCTGGCCGCACGAGCCGACCGACACGATGCAGGGCTATCGCGCGAACCCGAACTACGACGACGCGCTGACCTTCGGCATCAATGCGATCGTCGTCGAAGGCGCCGGTGCGTGGCTGGAGATCGGTCAGCCGGTCGAAGCGGAGATCGGGTTCGGCGACTGA
- a CDS encoding sensor histidine kinase yields the protein MPRPNLRTQVALWLLLPLLGLLALDSWLTYQRAMSAAHVAFDRTLSSSLKSIREGVRLNDGEIEVDLPYLALEMLESSDGGKIYYLIREDNGHTITGYPDLPLPQGRDAGDGALFVTRYYDVVYRGEQLRMAALRIPVHDVPTAQSRIVWVMVGETIEARQALAREILVGSLLQEGLLVVLALGIVWLGVGRGLRPLNRLSATVAARSEDDTTPLDTGAMPSELAPLVDSINQYIGRTQRMQVARRRFFADAAHQLKTPLAAVQAGVELALRPDEQPRANGHLRRANGAVRQAAKIVQQLLSLSRLDSDSGHAVAHKPVELHRLARSVTLDWSPVARARDIDLGFEHEADVDVLGQSDLLGEMIGNLIDNAIRYAGDHAVITVRVSRDGEHARLDVIDNGPGIPVDERDAVFERFHRGSKTQTVEGTGLGLSIVREIARVHQGGVTLADAAGGGLVVTIRLPVVVTEPVPRAA from the coding sequence ATGCCCCGCCCGAACCTGCGCACGCAGGTCGCGCTGTGGCTGCTGCTGCCGCTGCTCGGGCTGCTCGCGCTCGACTCGTGGCTCACGTACCAGCGCGCGATGAGCGCCGCGCACGTCGCGTTCGACCGTACGCTGTCGTCGTCGCTGAAGTCGATTCGCGAAGGCGTGCGGCTCAACGACGGCGAGATCGAGGTCGACCTGCCGTATCTCGCGCTCGAAATGCTCGAATCGAGCGACGGCGGCAAGATCTACTACCTGATCCGCGAAGACAACGGCCACACGATCACCGGCTATCCGGACCTGCCGCTGCCGCAGGGACGCGACGCGGGCGACGGCGCGCTGTTCGTCACGCGCTACTACGACGTCGTCTATCGCGGCGAGCAGTTGCGGATGGCCGCGCTGCGCATCCCGGTGCACGACGTGCCGACCGCGCAGTCGCGCATCGTGTGGGTGATGGTCGGCGAGACGATCGAGGCGCGCCAGGCGCTCGCACGCGAGATCCTGGTCGGGTCGCTGCTGCAGGAAGGGCTGCTGGTCGTGCTCGCGCTCGGGATCGTGTGGCTCGGCGTCGGGCGCGGGCTGCGGCCGCTGAACCGGCTGTCGGCCACCGTCGCCGCGCGCAGCGAGGACGACACGACACCGCTCGACACCGGTGCGATGCCGAGCGAACTGGCGCCGCTCGTCGATTCGATCAACCAGTACATCGGCCGCACGCAGCGGATGCAGGTCGCGCGGCGCCGCTTCTTTGCCGATGCGGCCCATCAGTTGAAGACGCCGCTCGCGGCCGTGCAGGCCGGCGTCGAGCTCGCGCTGCGGCCCGACGAGCAGCCGCGCGCGAACGGGCATCTGCGGCGCGCGAACGGCGCGGTGCGGCAGGCCGCGAAGATCGTCCAGCAACTGCTGTCGCTGTCGCGGCTCGATTCGGACAGCGGCCATGCGGTCGCGCACAAGCCGGTCGAACTGCACCGGCTCGCGCGCAGCGTGACGCTCGACTGGTCGCCGGTCGCCCGTGCGCGCGACATCGATCTCGGCTTCGAGCACGAGGCCGACGTCGACGTGCTCGGGCAGTCCGATCTGCTCGGCGAGATGATCGGCAACCTGATCGACAACGCGATCCGCTATGCGGGCGACCATGCGGTGATCACGGTGCGCGTGTCGCGCGACGGCGAGCACGCGCGGCTCGACGTGATCGATAACGGGCCGGGCATTCCGGTGGACGAACGCGACGCGGTGTTCGAGCGCTTCCATCGCGGCAGCAAGACGCAGACGGTCGAAGGGACGGGGCTCGGGCTGTCGATCGTGCGGGAGATCGCACGCGTGCATCAGGGCGGCGTGACGCTCGCCGATGCGGCCGGTGGCGGGCTGGTCGTGACGATCCGGCTGCCGGTGGTGGTGACCGAGCCGGTGCCGCGCGCCGCATGA
- a CDS encoding response regulator, giving the protein MRVLLVEDNPNLAQSLNDALSAARFAVDHMADGEAADHVLRTQDYALVILDLGLPKLDGLEVLRRLRARRNPVPVLILTAHGSVEDRVKGLDLGADDYLAKPFELTELEARARALIRRSLGHEHSRVECGPLSYDSIDRSFHLAGEPLSLTPRERSVLEVLILRNGRAINKDTLSEKIFGLDESVNADAIEIYVYRLRKKLENTGVAIVTLRGLGYLLEAKAETAE; this is encoded by the coding sequence ATGCGTGTGCTGCTCGTCGAAGACAATCCGAACCTGGCCCAGTCGCTGAACGACGCGCTGAGCGCCGCGCGCTTCGCGGTCGATCACATGGCGGACGGCGAGGCGGCGGACCACGTGCTGCGCACGCAGGATTACGCGCTGGTGATCCTCGATCTCGGGCTCCCCAAGCTCGACGGGCTGGAGGTGCTGCGGCGGCTGCGCGCGCGCCGCAACCCGGTGCCGGTGCTGATTCTCACCGCGCACGGGTCGGTCGAGGACCGCGTGAAGGGGCTCGATCTCGGCGCCGACGACTATCTCGCGAAGCCGTTCGAGCTGACCGAACTGGAAGCGCGCGCCCGCGCGCTGATCCGGCGCAGCCTCGGCCACGAGCATTCGCGTGTCGAGTGCGGGCCGCTTTCGTATGACAGTATCGACCGCAGCTTTCATCTCGCGGGCGAGCCGCTGTCGCTCACGCCGCGCGAGCGCTCGGTGCTCGAGGTGCTGATCCTGCGCAACGGCCGCGCGATCAACAAGGACACGCTGTCGGAGAAGATCTTCGGGCTCGACGAGTCGGTCAATGCCGATGCGATCGAGATCTACGTGTACCGGTTGCGGAAGAAGCTCGAAAACACGGGTGTCGCGATCGTCACGTTGCGCGGGCTCGGTTATCTGCTGGAAGCGAAGGCGGAGACGGCCGAGTGA
- a CDS encoding multidrug effflux MFS transporter, which translates to MKTRSLPQRGWLFLLMLVVCLPRVTIDAYLPSLPAMADALHGTDAQLQLTLTLYMVGYALSMLVSGPLSDRYGRRPVLLGGLCVYVVASAACALSINIPALIVARIFQALGGCIGTVIGRVIVRERYPAETQATMLGHISAGMALSPVVAPLAGSAIAEWFGWRGVFGWLAAGGLVATAMVLRYLPETRERDVQPASGPGLLRTYAGLLRERRFLRYSLAISFVYCTYYPFIAESSTLFQRQIGVSGPVYAAIFGVTVLGYLIGSSAFARTSTRWKPDSVIAAAAVVNLAGATVLWIGGTIAPTAVAALVVPMFVVMIAVGIAIPACQFAVMQPYTKIAGTASGLFFFIQMAITAACGGVLASLSDGTARPMIVVTAGASVAFAAVVVGFRERRVTGDTRFTPGSRSAAER; encoded by the coding sequence ATGAAGACACGTTCATTGCCCCAGCGGGGCTGGTTGTTCCTGTTGATGCTCGTCGTGTGCCTGCCGCGCGTCACGATCGATGCATACCTGCCGTCGCTGCCCGCGATGGCCGATGCGCTGCACGGCACCGACGCGCAGTTGCAGCTCACGCTGACCCTGTACATGGTCGGCTATGCGCTGTCGATGCTGGTATCCGGGCCATTGTCCGACCGCTACGGTCGCCGTCCCGTGCTGCTCGGCGGCCTGTGCGTGTACGTCGTCGCGAGCGCGGCGTGCGCGCTGTCGATCAACATCCCAGCCCTCATCGTCGCGCGCATCTTTCAGGCGCTGGGCGGCTGCATCGGCACGGTGATCGGCCGCGTCATCGTGCGCGAACGCTATCCGGCCGAGACGCAGGCCACGATGCTGGGCCATATCTCGGCCGGCATGGCGCTGTCGCCGGTGGTCGCGCCGCTGGCCGGCAGCGCGATCGCCGAGTGGTTCGGCTGGCGCGGCGTGTTCGGGTGGCTGGCGGCGGGCGGGCTGGTTGCAACCGCGATGGTGCTGCGTTATTTGCCCGAGACGCGCGAACGCGATGTGCAGCCAGCGTCCGGCCCGGGGCTCCTGCGGACTTACGCCGGCCTGTTGCGCGAACGCCGTTTCCTGCGCTATTCGCTGGCCATCAGCTTCGTCTACTGCACGTACTATCCGTTCATTGCGGAATCGTCGACGCTGTTTCAGCGGCAGATCGGCGTGTCCGGCCCGGTCTATGCGGCGATCTTCGGCGTGACCGTGCTCGGCTACCTGATCGGCTCGAGCGCGTTCGCGCGGACCAGCACGCGCTGGAAGCCCGATTCGGTCATCGCGGCGGCGGCCGTCGTCAATCTGGCCGGCGCCACCGTGCTGTGGATCGGCGGCACGATCGCCCCGACGGCCGTAGCGGCCCTGGTCGTGCCGATGTTCGTCGTGATGATCGCCGTCGGGATCGCGATTCCGGCGTGCCAGTTCGCGGTGATGCAGCCGTACACGAAGATCGCCGGCACGGCGTCGGGGCTGTTCTTCTTTATCCAGATGGCGATCACGGCCGCGTGCGGCGGCGTGCTGGCATCGCTGTCGGACGGTACCGCGCGCCCGATGATCGTCGTCACGGCCGGCGCGAGCGTCGCGTTCGCCGCGGTGGTGGTCGGCTTTCGCGAGCGGCGCGTGACCGGCGATACGCGCTTCACGCCGGGTAGCCGTTCCGCTGCCGAGCGCTGA